The following nucleotide sequence is from Pseudonocardia abyssalis.
GCTATCAGCGGCTACACAGCTTAATCAGGAGAGGCAGCGATGACTGACTACGCTACGACAGCAGAACTAGGGGCGTACCTGCGCATCACCGATGACGTTGACGATGTCACTCTAGCGTTGGCTATCGCTGCCTCCTCTCGTGCTATCGACGTCGCTTCAAACCGCGAGTTCGGTCTCACAGCCACGCCGGAACTCCGTTACTACACAGCTAACTACGACCGTCGCAGCAGCCGGTACATCGTCCAGATTGATGACCTCATGACGGCCGATGACCTGGTTGTGACTAAGGACGGCGTAGCGGTCACTGACTACACGCTCGCACCACGCAACGCACCGGCTAAGGGACAGCCCTACACCGAGCTGTGGGTGTCGAGCGCTGGTGAGGTGGAGGTAACCGCTCTGTGGGGCTGGACAGAGGTTCCTGACGCTGTGAAGAGCGCGTGTCTCATGCAGGCATCCCGGCTGTTCGCACGACGTGACTCACCGTTCGGCGTCGCTGGCTCTCTCGACATGGGCTCTGAGATGCGGCTGCTAGCAAAGATCGACCCTGACGTTGAGGTCACGCTACGGGCGTTCCGCCGTTGGTGGGGTGCTGCGTAGCTATGAATATTGCCGCGCTAATGGACGAACTAGGTGAGGCTCTGAAGTCTATTGAAGGCTTGCGGGTCTACCCGTACTACATCGACCGCGTAGCGCCTCCTGCGGCTGTTGTGGGGTGGCCTGAGCCGATCACCTTCGATGAGACCTTCGGCCGTGGCTCTGATCGGTTGACGCTTCCGGTTCACGTAGTCGTCGGCAAGGTTGACGCACGAAGCGCCAGAGATGAACTGAGCCTGTTCCTAGCCGGTTCGGGTCCATCCAGCATTAAGCAAGCTCTAGACAACGGCACATATCTTAACGCCGACGCAGTAACCGTGCGAGAAGCGCGGGTTGAAGTTCTAACCATCGCAGGCATCGACTACCTATCTGGAGTCTTTGACGTCGACATCTACGGCTCAGGGAGCTGAATACAATGGCATTTGTTCACGGTAAGAATACATTCGTCTCACTTGACGGAGATGACCTGTCCGCTTTCACCAACAACGTAGCGTTCAACCGCTCAGCGGACTCTCACGACGTCACTACGTTCGGCAAGAACAGCAAGAACTTCCAGAGCGGTCTAAAGGACGGCACAGCAACTATCCAGGGTGTTTACGACAGCACAGCTACAGGACCCGGGGCCATCATCCGTCCGCTGATCGGTGGGCTTGCAGTGGAGTTCATCTACAAGCCAGAAGGCAGCGGTGCGGGCAAGCCGGTAAGTACAGTTGACGCAATCGTCACCGGCTACGAAGAGACAGCCCCAGTAGCCGACATGGTGACTTGGTCATGCTCGCTTCAGTTCAGTGACGACATCGTTGACTCGGTAGGTGTCTGATGGCTTACGCAAACGCTGATGACCTATTCAGCCAGGTAGGAGATAACACCGAAGACGTCGACCTAGGTAACGGTCGAATCGTGAAGGTTCGCGGGTTGACCCGGTTTGAGCTGCTGCGAAACGTCCACGGCACAGATGACGCGCTGCTAGTCGAGCGCCGGAACATCGCGTGCTGCGTCGTAGAGCCCAAGCTGACCGAAGCTCAGGTAGAGCGGTGGCAGAAGTCTTCTACTCCTGACGTACTCGGCAAGGTAACTGACGCGGTTCGTCGGCTGTCTGGTCTAGCAGAGGGTGCCCAGAAAAGCGATGTACCTAGCGATGGAGACGACTCCTGACCTAGAGTTCGAGTTTTTCCTAGCCGAAAAGCTCAGCATGACCGTCTCACGCCTACGACAAGAGATGAGCGTTCAAGAGTTCGTAGGGTGGGGCGTCTATTACGGCCGTAAAGCACAGCGACAAGAATTGGAGGCTAAGCGTCGTGGCTAATGACAAAGTGTCCGTCGAAGGTCTTCGTGAGTTCCAACGTGCTTTGCGGACCATCGATAAGGATAAGGCTAAAGGTCTACGGGTAGCGCTGAACGAGTCTGCCGATCTCCTGATTACTCGTACCCGCACACTAGTGCCTAGGCGTACCGGTAGAGCTGCTGCGTCCCTAAAGCCACGTTCTAGCCAGACATCGGTACGTATCGCGGTCGGTGGAAACAAAGCCCCCTACTACCCGTGGCTTGACTTCGGAGGGCGCGTAGGACCGGCTAAGTCAGTCGTTCGTCCGTTCCTGACACAAGGGCGCTACTTGTACCCAACGCTTACATCAAACAGAGCAGAGTTCGAGCGCATTCTAGAAGATGCCCTTACCGGACTCGCCCGTGACGTCGGTTTGGACGTGGACTAATGGCTAACCAAGTAACCCTGACGTTTGCGGGTGATGCTGACCAGCTAGCTAAAGAAGCTAAGAAGGCTGAAGCTGCTACTAAAGGTGTAGGTGATGCAGCTCTCGAATCATCTAAGGACATCGGTAAGGCCGCTGAAGAGTCAAAGAGTATGGGTGACCGTATGTCGAACCTGGGCAACACGGTCAGCGGAGCTATTGACTCGTTCGACGCCATCGCCGGATCAGTGCAGGCGTTCGCCGATATTCAGGATGCAGGACGTCAAAGTGCCGCACGTATGGAACGTGCCCTTATCGACGTTGAACAGGCTCAGTCCGATCTCAACCAAGCCGTGCTAGATGGCAACCAGGCAGGAATTGACGCGGATCAGGCTCGTCTAGATGGCAACCAGGCGCTCATTGACCAGAAGGTAGCTACACAGGATCTTGCTGCTGCCATCGGTGAGTTCGGTGCCGGGTCGGCAGAAGCTTTGCAGGCTCAGCAGGATCTTGACCAGGCGCGGTTAGATGGTACTCAGGCGACTGCTGACTATGAGCAGGCTCTCACTGATGGTAACCAGAGCCTTATTGACGCACGCTCAGCGACGCTCGATCTAGCAGACGCTCAGCACGAGGTTGACCCCGGTCCTTTGCAGGGACTAGCTAACACATTCGGTACCTACGCGCCGCTGCTAAGTGGTGTAGTCAGCGTTATCGCACTAGCAACAGCCGCACAGTGGAGCTTGAACTTTGCGTTCCTAGCCTCACCTACTACCTGGATCGTCGCGGGTATCGTCGCGCTAGTCGGTGCAATTATCTGGATCGCTACGCAAACAACCTGGTTCCAAGACATCTGGACTTCAGCATGGTCCGGCATCAAAGGCGCAGCTTCATCAGCTTGGGATTTCATCAAGAAGATTCCAGGTTGGCTAGGTTCGACGTTCGCTGGTATTGGTAATGCCATCTCCGGTCCTTTCAAGTCAGGGTTCAACGCTATTGCTAGGGCTTGGAACAACTCCATCGGTCGGCTGTCTTGGACCGTTCCGGGTTGGGTTCCGTTCATCGGTGGCAACTCGATCTCAGTTCCTAAGCTACCGACATTCCACACAGGAGGCGTCGTACCAGGCGCTAAGGGTTCTGAGGTTATGGCGATGCTACAGGCCGGTGAGCGGGTTATCCCTGCTGATCGTGCAGGTAGCGGTGGGGGCGGAACGATTACTTTCACTGGCAACACCGATTCAGCGTTTGCATCACTCTTCATGTCGCTGGTACGTACCGGCCAAATTCAGATTAATTAGGAGTAATAATGGCTCACACACCGCCGGTCGTCGGCTCAGCTACATGGGGTGGCGTACTCAACACCGCTCTACAAGACATTGACGACACCGCTACCGACTCACTTGCTGGTGGAGGCGCAGGCGTTAGTGCTCAGCAGGACACCGGATCTACCTCCTACGTCGATCTAGGGACAGTCGGCCCTACCGTGGCTGTGACCCTCACCGAAGCGCGGACCGTCATCGTGTTCGTCAAGGCTGAGGTGCTACAACTGAGCACGACCGATGACGTGTTTATGTCATTCGCAGCGTCCGGCGCTACTACTCTCGCTGCTTCAGATGCCCGCTCAGTACGTCACAACGGTTCTGGAACGGCTGAGGCTTACAGCTCCTTTGCTGTTGTCAACTGCGCCGCTGGTACCACTACCTTTACAGCTAAGTACCGCGTTCAGGGTGGCAGCGGACGCTTTGTCAACCGTGAGATTGCAGCTATCGTCTCATGACCTACGGCAGCGGACTATACGGAAGCGGGGTGTACGGAGGTGCCCTAGCCGGTGTGTTGATTCACGGTCACAGGTTGGTAGTCGAACTAGCCTTTGGCGCTGACCTTGCCGACTCTGGTAGTTGGCTGTGGACCGACGTCACTACTGATGTACGGGTTGCTGACGGCGTCCACACGAGCCTAGGGCGCAATGACGAAGCCTCCGTGTCCCAGCCTGCAAACTGCACGTTTACGCTTGACAACTCTGACGGTGCTTACGATGTCAACCCGCGTAGCCCCAACGTTCGCCGCAACACACCGGTTCGTGTGACCATCGATGACGTCGGCATCTTTCAGGGCTACGCGAACGGGTTTACTCCGCTGCACATCCTTGGCCGTGGTGACAAGAAAGTTCAGGTGTCAGCGTCGGGGATCTTGCGTCGGCTCCTTCAGGGATCTCCAGTCCTCAGTTCATCCCTACGACGTGGATTGGTTGACGAACCGGGAGTTATTGGCTACTGGCCTTGTGAAGACAGTAAGAACTCATCCCGTCTTGACCCGTTGGTAGGGTCTCAGTCCATCAGTTTCACAGGTGGTCCGCCGCGATTCGGAGCCAATACTGTCTTTGACGCTTCTACTGCTCTTCCTGAGTTTGGCGGGGCGGCTTGTGTAGCTCCCATCGATGCCTACCCGGCTACCGGTGCTTCATCTGTCCGCTGTCTGTTTGGCTTCCCTGACCCTGCTGATGATGCCGGTGAGGTCGTAGTGATGCGCGTCTACACAACGGGCACGATTCGCCGTTGGGATGTTGCATACCGTGGTTCTGATGGTGCGGTCAGGCTGACGGCTTACAACGCCTTTGACGAGTTCGTCGCGTCCTCCGGCC
It contains:
- a CDS encoding HlyD family secretion protein, producing the protein MANQVTLTFAGDADQLAKEAKKAEAATKGVGDAALESSKDIGKAAEESKSMGDRMSNLGNTVSGAIDSFDAIAGSVQAFADIQDAGRQSAARMERALIDVEQAQSDLNQAVLDGNQAGIDADQARLDGNQALIDQKVATQDLAAAIGEFGAGSAEALQAQQDLDQARLDGTQATADYEQALTDGNQSLIDARSATLDLADAQHEVDPGPLQGLANTFGTYAPLLSGVVSVIALATAAQWSLNFAFLASPTTWIVAGIVALVGAIIWIATQTTWFQDIWTSAWSGIKGAASSAWDFIKKIPGWLGSTFAGIGNAISGPFKSGFNAIARAWNNSIGRLSWTVPGWVPFIGGNSISVPKLPTFHTGGVVPGAKGSEVMAMLQAGERVIPADRAGSGGGGTITFTGNTDSAFASLFMSLVRTGQIQIN